TTAATGGCTCTATCAACATGGGTTTCAATCTTACATGGCAGCTTCCCGTTGATTCAGGCTTCTTCTACATGCTACGGCTGCACTTTTGCCAGCTTGATCCGGCGGTTAACTACCCTGGTGACCTGATTTTCAACATCTTCATAGCGGGTCAGTTGGCTAGCGATCGGGCAGACGTTCTCATTTGGACTGATAATCGGAAGGGTGTAACGGTAGTTAAAGACTACGTAGTTTCGATACAAGGGAATCTTGACAAAACAAATGTATCAGTGAAACTGCATCCTCTGCCTGGAAGTCGGGGCAAAGACGCGGTTATCAACGCAATTGAAGTCTTTAAAATCAACAAGTCAACAGGTAGTCTCGCTGGACAAAACCCAAACCTTCCTCCACAAAAGCCCAAGGTTCCCCTTAGCTCAAACAAGAGAAGTAGCGTCATCACGAAAAGCCGAGAAGCCATACTAGGAGCAGTTGCAGGTGTCCTTTTGCTCTCTTCTATTGTTGTTTTCTTCCTCATCAAATGCAAAAAGAATATCACCCTTGAAAGTGGTTCCAGCAAAAAAGGCGGAACTTCTCGCGGGGGTGGCTCGTCGCTGCCAACCAACCTCTGCCGCTACTTCTCCATAGCAGAAATCAGAGCCGCCACCAATAACTTCGACGAACAAATGGTGGTTGGCGTGGGAGGCTTCGGCAACGTGTACAAAGGCTACGTAGATGAGGGTTCAGTACCTGTTGCAATCAAAAGGCTCAAACCCGGTTCTCAGCAAGGTATGCAGGAGTTCATGAACGAAATCGAAATGCTCTCTCAACTTCGTCATCTCCATCTTGTTTCCCTCATCGGTTACTGTTACGAGAACGGCGAGATGATACTTATTTATGATTTCATGGAACGCGGAACCCTCCGCGACCATCTCTACGGCTCTGACAATCAGTCCTTGACGTGGAAGCAAAGGGTCCAGATCTGCATAGGTGCCGCAGGAGGGCTCCACTATCTGCATACAGGTGCAAAGCACGTCATCATTCACCGTGATGTGAAGAGTACCAATATTTTATTGGATGAAAAATGGGTGGCCAAAGTTTCAGACTTCGGGTTATCCAGAATTGGGCCCACGAGTTCTTCAATGACCCATGTGAGTACCCAGGTGAAGGGCAGTATTGGGTATTTAGACCCGGAGTATTATAAACGACAGCGGTTGTCGGAGAAGTCTGACGTGTACTCGTTTGGGGTTGTGTTGTTGGAGGTATTGTGTGGGAGGCAGCCTTTGCTCCGTATGGTGGAGAAGCAACAGGTGTCTCTTGTTGATTGGGCAAAACATAGATATCAGAAGGGGTGTTTGGGTGAAATCGTGGATCCAGCACTGAAGGGTAAGATCACACCCCAGTGTTTGCAAAAATTTGGAGAGGTCGCAATGACCTGTTTGCTGGAGGATGGGACCCAAAGGCCTTCCATGAACGACATCATTGGAACGCTGGAGCTTGTTCTGCAGCTTCATGAAAGTGGTAATAATGGAGTGATGATGGACACTGGTGGGGGTTACGAAGATAGTGAGGACATGTTTAGCAGCAGTCATAGTAGTGCAATAGAATTTACAGATTATAGTAATAGCAGTAGATTTAACACCGCGGGCATTTCAGATGATAGCTATGGGAGCAAGCAATCTGACAGGTTGCTACCTGAGAATGTATTCTCTGAGATTAAGGATCCAAAGGGACGATGAGGTAGGAGCAGTACACAAGTTCAAGCTGAGTTTGAGACTTAGGACAAGAGCAATATGTAAGATTTGTTCTTAAGATAAATCTTAAATTCCGCGGAGATATTAATCTAAAATGCTGGAACCTATATTAAATGTTACTAGACCTCTAATAGCTTATAAAatcttgataaataataaatgtaataagtattttaagtttgtagttattatttttattcgattatctttatatatatatatatatatatatatatatatatatatatatatatatatatatactattatatataaatttgttatgtATAAATGAAGAGTAGTTCGTTTAATGgttaaacattaataaaataaatgtatataattcgattaatcttatttttatacataaaattatcttttaaacgTGATTGTATTTcttgttttatgtttaacaCTCATACTTTTTTACAagaaaatttattacatttaaatgcATATTTACAGCGACCATCTTTACACATATGCACATAGAAAGAATATATCTTAATAAATAGATCTCTTTATATTACTcttaacaaaaagaaacatgtaatgttgataataatttatatcttttgtcccatatttattttatcggaatataaaaggaaattatattttctataaaaagagacaaaacaTGTAAGACCcatagaaaaatcaaaataattttatgaatgttgtggttttgaataattaattatggtgtGCATTCATATGTAAGATAAagatttttgtttgtatttttttttaccattttgttTAGCTTGGTTTttcttgtattaattatttgaatttgatgtaATTTGTGCTGGTCATCTTTGGTTAAAAAGGAggaacataattataaaaaaaaattatactaatatgGAAAATAAGAAAAGCATGGAGTAGTTGATGTTTTGTTTTCCCGTAAAACATGGGTGCATGTTTTGGTAAAGGGGACCCATCCCTTtcaattgttgttttttttctttgcattgtaTTATTGCAAGCAGCATACGGGAGgcttcattttttctttataaaaacttattaagGCCTAAAGAGAGAAGGAAGGGAGAAGAGGGATTTAAGTTAGAATTTGCTTTGAATTTGAGAGTGAAATCAAGCAAAGGTGTGGTCTAGGAACATCAAGAGTGAAGAATTTCTTGCAAGgagaagaggtaggggagctaatcctttcttgattatgatcatgaatatgagtatgCATGTGTTAAaattggtaatggtagttatatattgacttgtgtaaaatttggttttcaagattataatttctcattttcgagttactgtggtgaaaaatttctattaattgttttcaccgttggatttagctaaaattttagtacgtgaatcctaagacctattactaaactttgaccgttcggatttgaaaatagaagtctgtacttggagaaataaatacTGTAAGTTTGCGTAAATTAGTTACCCTTGTAGTTCTGTTACTGAGTTGTCTCGGTATAATATTGATTCTGACCTATTGGACCGTTcgatcaacctcaaaatttgatatatcaTCCTTAAGACATATTACTACAActtgaccgatcggatttgtaattgaaggtctatctttagagaaagaaatttcgaaagtgTGAAACAATCGGATGAACACTGTATTGCTGTTCTTAAGCTATCATggtaaatatttcatatatatttcatctaccgttagattgagcccaaactttagtatgtagttcataagacatattaggtgattttgaccgttcagatttggaatTGGATAtctgtgcttagaggaattaattccgcattttgagttaaaccgagaaccacttaaatttctgtcactgagttacctcggtaaaacctccaTATCTACTTAGTTAGCCGCTGGATTACCCTGAATTTTTAGTATGTTGTTCCTAAGAGATAGTGGAATACTTCGACCGTTCGGATTTTAGATCGGAGTTAcagatttagagatattaatttcgtatcttct
This sequence is a window from Vigna angularis cultivar LongXiaoDou No.4 chromosome 2, ASM1680809v1, whole genome shotgun sequence. Protein-coding genes within it:
- the LOC108328986 gene encoding receptor-like protein kinase FERONIA, translated to MDPACTPTASGTILLLLLLWCLSFLSTADDIYHPTDLFSVSCGSSTNFSTPDTRNWTSDNHFLSPTNLSVSAPSLTQSTIQGPYTHARLSYSPFTYSFPLTQGPKFIRLFFYSTSYQNFNRSLASFSVKAGPYTLLQDFNSSLNADADDDPSHPDILLKEYCINLQDGDKLNITFLPSTRYSYAFINGIEIVSMPSYLYYTDPDDFMEQPQIVATVMTPYVIKNKFALETMYRLVASGIEIPSSGDTGMLRTWEPDIKYITTQSRVSVSYRKDEKLTFIKNYTAPDQVYKTVRSMGLNGSINMGFNLTWQLPVDSGFFYMLRLHFCQLDPAVNYPGDLIFNIFIAGQLASDRADVLIWTDNRKGVTVVKDYVVSIQGNLDKTNVSVKLHPLPGSRGKDAVINAIEVFKINKSTGSLAGQNPNLPPQKPKVPLSSNKRSSVITKSREAILGAVAGVLLLSSIVVFFLIKCKKNITLESGSSKKGGTSRGGGSSLPTNLCRYFSIAEIRAATNNFDEQMVVGVGGFGNVYKGYVDEGSVPVAIKRLKPGSQQGMQEFMNEIEMLSQLRHLHLVSLIGYCYENGEMILIYDFMERGTLRDHLYGSDNQSLTWKQRVQICIGAAGGLHYLHTGAKHVIIHRDVKSTNILLDEKWVAKVSDFGLSRIGPTSSSMTHVSTQVKGSIGYLDPEYYKRQRLSEKSDVYSFGVVLLEVLCGRQPLLRMVEKQQVSLVDWAKHRYQKGCLGEIVDPALKGKITPQCLQKFGEVAMTCLLEDGTQRPSMNDIIGTLELVLQLHESGNNGVMMDTGGGYEDSEDMFSSSHSSAIEFTDYSNSSRFNTAGISDDSYGSKQSDRLLPENVFSEIKDPKGR